From the genome of Blautia pseudococcoides, one region includes:
- a CDS encoding recombinase family protein produces the protein MAKVSRIEPKILALKKRRRVAAYARVSMETDRLAHSLSAQVSYYNDLIQSNPEWEFAGVYADFGISGTGTAKREEFNRLIADCEAGKIDIVLTKSISRFARNTVDLLSTVRHLKEIGVEVRFEKENIHSFSGDGELMLSILASFAQEEVRSLSENSKWGIRKTYQNGTDGVRNKKVFGYRYDGEKYVVKEDEAEAVKFIFEQTAAGVSASEILAELKKRRVKSWRGYDFTYSHLNGILKNEIYIGDRRLQKCYEEDPIKHNKIKNRGELPQYYISGCHEPVIDKGTFAKVQEILKERAEAVPVYPFTGRIRCGVCGRAFTRKKGKVRGKVYVHWICRGKKETGTTCSSVNFGEEELEAAAAQALGLDAFDGERFGEMVREVTVLPNGNLQLRLSDGGAKVWKNLRLHQARHEVTVTDCFQGKIRCAICGNTYHRVNAGGKWVYWYCIGKKRDHVECHAVNYADFKLRRISASILGLEEFDEDEFERKIKEILVLENGSMEFRFHEGRTETWERM, from the coding sequence ATGGCTAAAGTAAGCAGGATAGAGCCGAAAATCCTGGCTCTGAAAAAACGGCGGAGGGTGGCGGCTTATGCCCGCGTATCCATGGAGACAGACCGCCTTGCCCATTCCCTTTCCGCGCAGGTGAGCTATTACAATGACCTGATCCAGTCAAACCCTGAGTGGGAGTTTGCCGGGGTGTACGCAGATTTCGGGATCAGCGGCACCGGGACGGCCAAGCGGGAAGAATTCAACCGCCTTATCGCAGACTGCGAGGCGGGGAAGATTGACATTGTGCTGACCAAGAGCATATCGAGGTTTGCGAGGAATACGGTTGACCTGCTCTCCACGGTCAGGCATCTGAAGGAGATCGGCGTGGAGGTGCGGTTTGAAAAGGAGAATATCCACTCCTTTTCCGGCGATGGGGAACTGATGCTTTCCATCCTTGCGTCCTTTGCACAGGAAGAGGTGCGGTCGCTTTCGGAAAACTCCAAGTGGGGAATCCGGAAGACCTACCAGAACGGAACAGACGGCGTAAGGAACAAGAAAGTCTTTGGCTACCGCTATGACGGCGAAAAGTATGTGGTAAAAGAGGACGAGGCAGAGGCTGTGAAATTTATTTTTGAACAGACCGCCGCTGGGGTTTCGGCATCGGAAATCCTGGCAGAATTGAAAAAGCGCAGGGTGAAGTCCTGGCGGGGATATGATTTCACCTACAGCCATCTGAATGGCATCTTAAAAAACGAAATCTACATTGGTGACAGGCGGCTGCAGAAATGCTATGAGGAGGACCCCATCAAACACAATAAAATAAAGAACCGGGGCGAGCTTCCGCAGTATTACATTTCCGGATGCCATGAGCCGGTCATTGACAAGGGGACATTCGCAAAGGTTCAGGAAATCCTGAAAGAAAGGGCGGAGGCAGTGCCGGTCTATCCCTTTACCGGAAGAATCCGGTGCGGGGTGTGCGGCCGCGCATTTACGAGGAAAAAGGGGAAGGTGCGGGGAAAGGTTTATGTCCACTGGATATGCAGGGGCAAGAAAGAAACCGGAACGACCTGCTCCAGCGTGAACTTCGGGGAAGAGGAACTGGAAGCGGCTGCGGCGCAGGCCCTTGGGCTGGATGCCTTTGACGGAGAAAGGTTCGGGGAGATGGTCAGGGAAGTTACCGTCTTACCAAACGGAAACCTGCAGCTCCGGCTTTCCGATGGCGGTGCAAAGGTCTGGAAGAACCTGCGGCTGCACCAGGCACGGCATGAGGTGACGGTCACGGACTGTTTCCAAGGGAAGATACGGTGTGCCATCTGCGGGAATACATACCACAGAGTCAACGCCGGCGGGAAATGGGTGTACTGGTACTGCATCGGCAAAAAGCGGGATCATGTGGAATGCCATGCCGTAAATTATGCGGATTTCAAGCTGCGGCGCATTTCCGCAAGCATCCTCGGTTTAGAGGAATTTGACGAAGATGAGTTTGAAAGAAAAATAAAGGAAATCCTTGTGCTGGAAAACGGCAGCATGGAATTCCGGTTCCATGAAGGGAGGACGGAAACATGGGAAAGAATGTGA
- a CDS encoding SHOCT domain-containing protein, protein MDEKEFEAEKLYYISISIAKSMLQKGIIDEEVLAIIDTKLLEKYRPISGTLLAGKPLI, encoded by the coding sequence ATGGATGAGAAAGAGTTTGAAGCGGAAAAGCTGTACTATATTTCCATATCTATTGCCAAATCCATGCTCCAGAAAGGCATTATCGACGAGGAAGTATTAGCCATAATTGATACAAAACTCCTGGAAAAATACCGCCCAATTTCGGGTACATTACTGGCCGGAAAACCCTTGATATAA
- a CDS encoding TIR domain-containing protein, which yields MAYRNGTYVAFDGQGTTDPTQSNLKYLGLLRSWNNSKNYELTFSDSHLKTYRVLDTSQRRTLENRLMERLRNSKNMLLILSQNTNYDRGMLNFEIEKAVDVYKLPIIVAYTGCDYLLDARKYSNRWPKALEERIDNGSLLAIHISFKEKAIMNAIDQFSIHSSEDNRLTSALCTYVEDAYRSWNYL from the coding sequence ATGGCATACAGAAATGGTACATATGTTGCTTTTGATGGACAAGGAACGACTGACCCAACACAGAGTAATTTGAAATATTTGGGATTATTGCGTAGTTGGAATAATAGTAAAAATTATGAGCTTACGTTTAGTGATAGTCATTTAAAAACATATCGTGTACTTGATACAAGTCAAAGGCGTACTCTTGAAAATCGATTGATGGAAAGGCTGCGTAATTCAAAAAATATGTTGTTGATTTTATCCCAAAATACAAATTACGATAGGGGAATGCTAAATTTTGAGATAGAAAAGGCTGTTGATGTATATAAACTGCCTATTATTGTAGCATATACAGGGTGTGATTATTTATTGGATGCAAGGAAATATAGCAATCGTTGGCCCAAGGCACTTGAAGAACGGATTGATAATGGTTCTCTTTTAGCCATCCATATTTCTTTCAAAGAAAAAGCAATAATGAATGCTATCGATCAATTCTCAATTCATAGTTCCGAAGATAACAGATTGACAAGTGCGTTATGTACCTATGTTGAGGATGCATATCGTTCATGGAACTATTTATAA
- a CDS encoding macro domain-containing protein, which yields MLLRIKNNAKYIFTCFTAISSIVFGLLSILQMFVNWDIFGMKNDDTKCKIAIFCFILVSCMVFALIQFIFFSNSKSIFLKDEVEILVKYGDLLKIAFPKKSKGDKIVVIAVNRCFDTVINQDIIKADSMHGQFLKLFVADNLARQRLDNAIDASLQEFGTPYETLNRSDKRYGKLKRYPLGSVARIDGENGITFFLLALTKFDLDCVAHCNKHEYVECLLRLFEYYDAHGQGRDIYLYPMGTKMARTGLSKKEALETTVTLTKISKEHLRAKTTIVVDRRNKNDYP from the coding sequence ATGCTGCTCAGAATAAAAAATAATGCAAAATACATATTTACATGTTTTACAGCTATTTCTTCCATTGTGTTTGGGTTGCTTTCTATCCTTCAAATGTTTGTAAACTGGGATATATTTGGTATGAAGAATGATGATACAAAATGTAAAATAGCCATTTTCTGCTTTATTCTTGTAAGCTGTATGGTATTCGCCCTAATACAGTTTATCTTTTTTTCAAACAGTAAGTCTATTTTTTTGAAGGATGAAGTTGAAATTTTGGTTAAATATGGTGATTTGCTAAAAATTGCTTTCCCTAAAAAGAGTAAGGGGGATAAAATAGTTGTAATTGCTGTAAATAGATGCTTTGATACTGTAATTAACCAAGACATCATTAAAGCTGATTCGATGCATGGGCAGTTTCTAAAGTTATTTGTGGCTGATAATCTTGCAAGACAGCGTTTAGATAATGCGATAGATGCTTCATTACAGGAGTTTGGGACGCCTTATGAAACTTTGAATCGCTCTGATAAAAGATACGGAAAATTAAAGAGATATCCTCTTGGATCAGTAGCAAGAATTGATGGTGAAAATGGAATTACCTTTTTTCTATTGGCCCTAACAAAATTTGATTTGGACTGTGTTGCACATTGTAATAAGCATGAATATGTTGAATGTTTACTTAGGCTTTTTGAATATTATGATGCACATGGGCAAGGGCGAGACATATATTTGTATCCAATGGGAACAAAGATGGCACGAACAGGTCTTAGCAAAAAAGAAGCATTGGAAACAACAGTTACTTTGACAAAAATTTCCAAAGAACATTTAAGAGCTAAAACAACCATAGTTGTTGACAGAAGAAATAAAAATGATTATCCATAA
- a CDS encoding DUF2188 domain-containing protein, with protein sequence MGKNQHVTPHKDGGWQVKGENNLRATVRTSTQAEAIERAREIARRQESELFIHGKNGRIRERDSYGNDPYPPKG encoded by the coding sequence ATGGGAAAGAATCAGCATGTAACGCCACATAAAGATGGTGGATGGCAGGTTAAAGGTGAAAATAATTTACGGGCAACAGTTAGGACGAGTACACAGGCGGAAGCTATTGAAAGAGCCAGAGAAATTGCACGTAGGCAAGAATCGGAACTTTTTATTCATGGAAAGAATGGAAGAATACGTGAAAGAGATTCGTATGGTAATGATCCATATCCGCCAAAAGGGTAA
- a CDS encoding RNA polymerase subunit sigma-70 — MTDEQKEKIIRFRSMGRGYAAIGKELGISKDTVKSFCRRNSLTSADILVQDDKDRCRECGVEIKQRPKMKKQVFCCKACREKWWTEHPERIKQKAVYEFTCAQCGKAFTAYGNKNRKYCSHECYIVGRFGGGGNG, encoded by the coding sequence GTGACAGATGAACAGAAAGAAAAAATCATCCGTTTCCGCAGCATGGGGCGCGGCTATGCAGCCATAGGGAAGGAGCTTGGCATTTCCAAGGATACCGTCAAGAGCTTCTGCCGCAGGAACAGCCTCACCTCTGCGGACATCCTGGTACAAGATGATAAAGACAGATGCCGCGAATGCGGCGTGGAGATAAAGCAGCGGCCAAAGATGAAAAAGCAGGTGTTCTGCTGTAAAGCCTGCAGGGAAAAATGGTGGACGGAACACCCGGAGCGGATCAAACAGAAAGCGGTCTATGAATTTACTTGCGCCCAATGTGGGAAGGCGTTCACGGCTTATGGGAATAAGAACCGCAAATACTGCTCCCATGAATGCTACATAGTCGGCCGGTTCGGAGGTGGCGGAAATGGATGA